The following are encoded together in the Panicum virgatum strain AP13 chromosome 6K, P.virgatum_v5, whole genome shotgun sequence genome:
- the LOC120713507 gene encoding uncharacterized protein LOC120713507: MYFDGALNLDGVGAGILFISPRGEQLKYVLQLRFKATNNAAEYEALIHGLRIAASLDIKRLLAYGDSKVVIQQVNKDWDCTQEKMDAYCKEILKLEAHFYGLEFHHVLRDYNVAADVLSKLGSKRALVPAGIFVLALNSHTIKIEKEPPTKPDLAPAQGQEALVADPDWRAPILDFIINNKSYPKDKEHERLARRAVSYVVIGTELFRHSASSGTLSKCISQSDGVRLLSEIHSGICKNHTGASTLVGKAFRSGFYWPTLKPSSDDAQDFTKWIEVNPVSAMTAAKAAEFIQEITHRCNGQVERTNGLILQGLKARIFDPIEKYGSKWIQKLPRVVWGLRTQRSRATGYSPFFMVYGSEAILPTDIAFGAPHTQNYDEGEAETTRQIDLELAEEHRLIAALQHARYEQQLFHYHDKNV, from the exons atgtacttcgacggcgcCCTCAACCTCGATGGTGTCGGGGCAGGCATCCTCTTCATCTCCCCGAGAGGTGAGCAACTAAAATATGTCTTGCAGCTACgcttcaaggccaccaacaatgcggccgagtacgaggccctcatcCATGGTCTCAGGATCGCGGCCTCACTCGACATCAAGAGGCTACTTGCGTATGGCGACTCCAAAGTCGTCATCCAGCAAGTCAACAAGGATTGGGACTGCACCCAGGAGAAGATGGACGCCTACTGCAAGGAGATCCTCAAGCTCGAGGCCCACTTCTATGGCCTGGAATTTCATCACGTCCTCCGAGACTACAACGTGGCAGCTGATGTACTCTCCAAGCTGGGCTCCAAGCGGGCACTCGTCCCGGCCGGCATCTTCGTGCTGGCTCTCAACTCCCACACTATCAAGATCGAGAAGGAACCTCCTACCAAGCCCGACCTGGCGCCAGCCCAGGGCCAGGAGGCACTGGTCGCCGATCCAGATTGGCGAGCCCCGATACTCGActtcatcatcaacaataaGTCCTACCCGAAGGACAAGGAGCACGAGCGACTCGCCCGCCGAGCCGTAAGCTACGTTGTCATCGGAACCGAGTTGTTCAGGCACTCGGCCTCTTCAGGAACCCTCTCCAAGTGCATCTCCCAGTCAGATGGAGTCCGACTCCTCAGCGAGATCCACTCGGGAATTTGCAAAAACCACACAGGAGCTTCCACCCTGGTGGGCAAAGCTTTCAGATCAGGCTTCTATTGGCCGACGCTCAAGCCATCGTCAGACGATGCCCAGGAT ttcaccaagtggatcgaggtgaATCCGGTCTCCGCCATGACAGCAGCCAAGGCAGCCGAGTTCATCCAGGAGATAACGCACAG GTGCAACGGCCAGGTGGAACGCACTAATGGCTTGATCCTTCAGGGGCTCAAAGCCAGGATTTTTGACCCGATCGAAAAATATGGCTCCAAGTGGATCCAGAAACTACCCAGAGTAGTATGGGGCCTGCGCACGCAGAGAAGCCGAGCCACCGGTTACTCCCCCTTCTTCATGGTCTACGGTTCTGAGGCTATCCTCCCGACGGATATTGCCTTCGGTGCTCCGCACACCCAGAACTACGACGAAGGCGAGGCCGAAACAACTCGGCAAATAGACCTCGAGTTGGCCGAGGAGCACCGTCTGATAGCAGCCCTCCAGCATGCTCGGTACGAGCAACAGTTATTCCATTatcatgacaaaaatgtctag